The sequence GGCCTGCAGGCCGCCGGTCACCGATGCAAGGACCAGCATTGCCGCGCCGCTGAGGAGGCGAAGGAGTGTATTTTGCCGCATATCAAACCTTTCATTGCCAGTGGTCCGGCCCGCCGTTCCATCGCTGGTTGTTCCGGAATCATCGGAAGTTGCCGGACACAAGTCTTGAAGAATAGAATGGCTTTTTTGGCGCAACGCGGCAAGAAATTCCTCCGGGGAGTATCAATCCGCGGTCCGGCGTTCAGCTCACGCGATCAATGCAGAAATCGATCACCTCGACTAGCGCCGACTTCCATGGAGAGGCCGGCAGCGGGGCGAGTGCATCCCGCGCAATCGTGCCGTAATGCTGGGCCCGTGCGATCGTGTCGGTCAGTCCGCCATAGCGGCGGATAAGGCCGAGCGCCTTCTCGAGGTTTGCTGCACTGCTGACGCCGCCTTCGATCGCTTCGCGCCAGAAGGCACGATCCTCTGGAGTGCCGCGGCGGTAGGAGAGAATAACCGGCAGCGTGATCTTGCCCTCTCGGAAGTCGTCACCGACATTTTTGCCGAGGTCCCTCGACGAGCCGCCGTAGTCGAGGACGTCGTCGACCAACTGGAAGGCCAGACCGAGATTCATGCCATAGGATTTCAGCGCATTGCGGTTGGACTTGCTCGTTGCCGCAACGATCGGGCCGACCTCGGAGGCTGCTGCGAAGAGCGCGGCGGTTTTGGCACGGATGACCTGCAGATAATCGTCTTCGGTCGTTTCCATGTTCTTGGCGACGGAAAGCTGCAGGACCTCGCCTTCGGCGATCACCGAGGCTGCAGTCGAAAGCACGTCGAGCGCGTCGAGCGAGCCGACGTCGACCATCATGCGGAATGCCTGCCCGAGCAGGAAGTCTCCGACGAGCACGCTTGCCTGATTGCCCCAGATCGTCCGCGCCGTCGATTTGCCGCGCCTGAGATCGCTTTCATCGACCACGTCGTCGTGCAGAAGGGTTGCGGTGTGCATGAATTCGACGCTGGTGGCGAGCTTTATGTGGGCATCGCCTTCGTAACCGAACATCGAGGCGGCAGCGAGCGTCAACATCGGCCGCAGGCGCTTGCCACCCGAGGAGATCAGGTGATTGGCGACCTCCGGGATCATCTGCACGTCGGAGCCGGCTTTGGAGAGAATGAGCTGGTTGACCCGCTCCATATCGGACAAAGTGAGGTCGACGAGCGGCTTCACAGACGCCTGTTTGTTTTTATTGTCTTCCAGCGGTATCACTACGCCCAACGCCCGGACTCCTGTTTCGTTGCGGTTTCGACAATAGAAAGAGGGCAATCGGGCGGCAAGAGGCGAATTGCTCCGCCTCATGGAAATTGAAACAGGAAAACCGAGCCGTATGAAGGAACTGATCCGCACCAACGACGCCGTGCTTCTCTCTTTTGCGGAGAGCCTGATGAAGGATGCCGGCATTGCCTGCCTCATCGCCGATCGGGACATGAGCATCCTCGAAGGCTCGCTCGGGCTCCTGCCGCGCCGTTTTCTGGTCGCAGAAGATGATGCGGAGGCAGCCCGGCGCATCCTTGTCGATGCGGGTCTCGAGAAGGAATTGCGGCCGTGATCTCAATGATTGCGCGAGGCGGCTGCGACACGTGGGCAAGACGAGCCATATCATGACTGTGACGTCCGAAACGGTGGACGCGTTCCACCGTGGCAGATTCCATCTGGTCCAGCCGAGCGGTCGGGGCCACCGTTCCGGCATGGACGCGATGTTGGTTGCCTCTCTCGTTTCCTGCGATGGCCCCTGCCGCGTCGCCGATCTCGGCGCGGGCGCCGGCGCGGCGGGAATGGCGGTCGCCTCGCGTCTGGAACGAGCCGAGGTGCTGCTCGTCGAGCGTTCGGCGGTCATGGCGAGCTTTGCCCGCCGCAGCCTCGCCTTGCCGGAGAACGCCCGCTTTGCCTCAAGGATTGCCGTACTTGAAGCGGACGTTTCGCTGAACGGCAAGGCGCGCGCGGCCGCCGGCCTGCCGGATGAGACTTTCGATCACGTGATCATGAACCCGCCTTTCAACGATGCCGCCGACCGCCGGACGCCGGACTCCCTCAAGGAAGAAGCCCACGCGATGAGCGAAGGCCTCTTCGAGACCTGGATCAAGACGGCGGGGGCGATCATGAAGCCGGGGGGACAATTGTCTTTGATCGCACGACCGGAATCGATTGCCGAGATCGTCATGGCCTGCGGCCGGCGCTTCGGCGGGATCGAGATAACGCCGCTTTTGCCGCGCGCCGGCGAAAACGCCGTACGGATTCTGGTGACCGCGATCAAGCAGAGCCGCAAGCGATTGACGCTCCGCGCGCCGCTGATCATGCACGGCGAGGGAACGCATCACTTTTCTCCGGAGGTGGATGATCTCAACAACGGCCGCGCCGCCTATCGGCGCCGATGATTAACGGTAAGTGTGGCATTGCGTTTGCGGCGGCAGTGCATACATGCAGTGATAAAGTCGTGTCGGACAGGAGTTGAAATGGCCGGGTTCTTGAAAAGGCTGGTGCCGAAGCGTTTTCGCAGGGACGGGGTGACCATCCCGGCAATCCGGCTGCATGGCGCTATCATGGCCGGCGGCGGCCAGTTGCGTCCGGTTCTCAATCTTGCGACCGTCGCCCCGCTCCTTGAAAAGGCCTTCTCGGCCACGGACGCTCCGGCCGTCGCCATTTCTATCAATTCGCCCGGCGGCTCGCCGGTGCAGTCCCGCCTGATCTACCAGCGCATCCGCGATCTCGCGGAAGAGAAGAAGAAGCGCGTCCTGATCTTCGTCGAGGATGTGGCAGCCTCCGGTGGCTACATGATTGCGCTTGCCGGCGACGAGATCATCGCCGACCCAACTTCGATTGTCGGCTCGATCGGCGTGGTCTCCGGCGGTTTCGGCTTTCCGGAACTGCTGAAAAAGATCGGCGTCGAGCGGCGGGTGTATACGGCTGGAGAAAACAAGGTCGTGCTCGACCCGTTCCAGCCGGAAAAAGAAAGAGATGTCGAGTTTCTAAAGGGTCTGCAACTCGAAATCCACGACACGTTTATCCAGATGGTCAAGGCCCGGCGCGGATCGCTGCTTGCCGATCATCCCGATATTTTCTCCGGTCTTTTCTGGACGGGGCGGCGCGGTCAGGAACTCGGCCTCATTGACGGTCTCGGCGACATGCGCGGCGAAGTAAAGAAACGGTACGGAACAAGGGCTCGCCTCGAACTGATCCAGCCGGCACGCAGCCTTTTCGGCCGGCGCCAACCCGGTGCGGCGGTAGCGGCGGCGATTGCCGCGCCCTTCGCGGCATCAGCGGCGGCCGGTCTTGTCGAAGCGATCGAGGAAAGAGCGCTGTGGGCGCGCTTCGGGCTTTGAACCGGCAGTTTTTCCGCCGATGCCCGTCTTGTTTTCAGGCCGCGATCACGCCGCATCTGGTCAGGCGCGCAAGGCCGCTGTAACACTTTGAAGCGCTGCATCTCCTCTTGAGCATGGCCGAGGAAGCATGCAGAGGAGGAACCATGCTGCAGATCATCCTGCTCCTCATCATCGGTCTCGTCGCCTGGATCGGATACCGCAAGTTCATTGCTGACGCCGAGAAGCTGACGCGTCAGCGTGAGCGTTTGCGTCGCGAGAAAGAGACCGGCGCCAATGGAACGCTAGTCAAGGATCCGAAGACGGGAGAATACCGACTGAAACGCGATGACGAGGAATGATAGCCGATCCACCAGGACGGAAGGAGGATCGGGCAAGACGCTTGACCCTTCACGTGCGACATGGCACCTGTCCCGCAAATTTTGAAGAATTCGGACGTGATCTTATGAGCAGCGCATCCCTCCCGGACCATTTGAACCCGAAGCGTTCTTTTCAGGCTCTGATCCTGATGCTGCACAACTACTGGGCCGAC is a genomic window of Sinorhizobium numidicum containing:
- a CDS encoding S49 family peptidase, yielding MAGFLKRLVPKRFRRDGVTIPAIRLHGAIMAGGGQLRPVLNLATVAPLLEKAFSATDAPAVAISINSPGGSPVQSRLIYQRIRDLAEEKKKRVLIFVEDVAASGGYMIALAGDEIIADPTSIVGSIGVVSGGFGFPELLKKIGVERRVYTAGENKVVLDPFQPEKERDVEFLKGLQLEIHDTFIQMVKARRGSLLADHPDIFSGLFWTGRRGQELGLIDGLGDMRGEVKKRYGTRARLELIQPARSLFGRRQPGAAVAAAIAAPFAASAAAGLVEAIEERALWARFGL
- a CDS encoding DUF2007 domain-containing protein, which translates into the protein MKELIRTNDAVLLSFAESLMKDAGIACLIADRDMSILEGSLGLLPRRFLVAEDDAEAARRILVDAGLEKELRP
- a CDS encoding tRNA1(Val) (adenine(37)-N6)-methyltransferase, with amino-acid sequence MTVTSETVDAFHRGRFHLVQPSGRGHRSGMDAMLVASLVSCDGPCRVADLGAGAGAAGMAVASRLERAEVLLVERSAVMASFARRSLALPENARFASRIAVLEADVSLNGKARAAAGLPDETFDHVIMNPPFNDAADRRTPDSLKEEAHAMSEGLFETWIKTAGAIMKPGGQLSLIARPESIAEIVMACGRRFGGIEITPLLPRAGENAVRILVTAIKQSRKRLTLRAPLIMHGEGTHHFSPEVDDLNNGRAAYRRR
- a CDS encoding polyprenyl synthetase family protein, which produces MGVVIPLEDNKNKQASVKPLVDLTLSDMERVNQLILSKAGSDVQMIPEVANHLISSGGKRLRPMLTLAAASMFGYEGDAHIKLATSVEFMHTATLLHDDVVDESDLRRGKSTARTIWGNQASVLVGDFLLGQAFRMMVDVGSLDALDVLSTAASVIAEGEVLQLSVAKNMETTEDDYLQVIRAKTAALFAAASEVGPIVAATSKSNRNALKSYGMNLGLAFQLVDDVLDYGGSSRDLGKNVGDDFREGKITLPVILSYRRGTPEDRAFWREAIEGGVSSAANLEKALGLIRRYGGLTDTIARAQHYGTIARDALAPLPASPWKSALVEVIDFCIDRVS